One part of the Salvelinus sp. IW2-2015 linkage group LG28, ASM291031v2, whole genome shotgun sequence genome encodes these proteins:
- the LOC111954025 gene encoding collagen alpha-1(X) chain-like isoform X2: MDLRVTSVLLLLVALAVATPERYYHVQKVAKQQYPTKSHVQTVAGEPGIPGSPGEPGPMGPPGPPGKSGMGHPGPKGPAGTPGPAGYSAAGKAGKPGGPGKPGSNGMPGEKGHTGATGAMGPRGSPGSPGSPGPAGQSSVGKPGPHGLPGGMGPRGESGLKGHPGIPGLPGQRGEKGVGIHGAPGANGAVGPMGPSGMPGQPGVGKSGATGYPGEPGKSGTPGRDGAPGAMGMPGPKGHNGNPGAGSPGKPGENGSPGMSGNMGPKGPQGHAGQPGEPGMPGVGKPGANGMPGDRGSPGTSGTTGQKGEPGPTGYTGATGATGLMGPAGPQGARGFQGETGIQGLKGDVGMVGAPGAKGTKGDQGHQGYAGKSGIPGAAGPPGATGATGHQGNKGGQGDTGAPGTPGANGLPGAKGHTGTPGGPGKPGENGISGGRGPVGPSGPAGQPGLKGHPGLPGTPGPAGQMAKGVSGPMGPPGAPGSRGHDGNPGAMGPPGQPGPPGEMVYHHEKSMPIKSHEIMMPHEMMKAPMSAFSAVLTRAYPSAGSPIQFNQIIYNGEQHYDSQTGIFSCQVPGLYYFSYHMHVNGANALVALYKNGEPIMFSYDEYNKGFLDQLSGSTVLMLNAHDQVYIQVPDEETNGVFAADNVHCSFSGFLIAST, encoded by the exons ATGGACCTCAGGGTGACAAGCGTTCTCCTCCTCCTGGTGGCCTTGGCCGTGGCAACACCAGAGAGATATTACCATGTACAGAAAGTAGCCAAGCAGCAGTATCCTACCAAGAGCCATGTCCAAA CTGTTGCAGGGGAGCCAGGTATTCCAGGATCCCCTGGTGAGCCAGGACCTATGGGCCCCCCTGGGCCTCCCGGCAAGAGTGGCATGGGACATCCCGGACCAAAGGGCCCAGCCGGGACCCCCGGACCTGCTGGCTACTCTGCAGCTGGCAAGGCTGGCAAGCCAGGTGGTCCAGGGAAACCAGGTAGTAATGGCATGCCTGGTGAGAAGGGCCATACTGGCGCAACTGGCGCCATGGGTCCAAGAGGATCTCCCGGTTCCCCTGGAAGCCCAGGACCTGCTGGACAATCTTCTGTTGGCAAACCAGGCCCACACGGTCTGCCCGGCGGCATGGGGCCAAGGGGTGAGTCCGGACTTAAAGGACATCCAGGTATCCCTGGTCTGCCAGGAcaaaggggagagaagggagttgGTATTCATGGGGCACCAGGTGCAAATGGTGCAGTGGGACCAATGGGACCATCTGGTATGCCAGGTCAACCTGGAGTTGGTAAGTCTGGTGCCACTGGATACCCCGGGGAGCCTGGAAAGTCAGGTACTCCAGGTAGGGATGGAGCTCCAGGAGCCATGGGTATGCCAGGGCCAAAGGGCCACAATGGAAACCCTGGGGCAGGATCACCAGGAAAGCCAGGTGAGAATGGCAGTCCAGGTATGTCTGGAAATATGGGACCTAAAGGTCCCCAGGGACATGCTGGACAACCAGGTGAACCTGGCATGCCAGGAGTTGGTAAACCAGGAGCTAATGGCATGCCAGGAGACAGAGGATCACCAGGTACATCAGGAACCACTGGTCAAAAAGGAGAGCCAGGGCCAACAGGTTACACTGGGGCAACAGGTGCTACTGGCCTTATGGGTCCAGCTGGGCCACAGGGTGCTAGAGGATTCCAGGGAGAGACAGGTATTCAGGGACTTAAAGGTGATGTCGGCATGGTGGGAGCTCCTGGGGCAAAGGGAACCAAGGGAGATCAGGGACATCAAGGTTATGCAGGGAAGTCAGGTATCCCCGGGGCAGCAGGACCTCCTGGTGCAACAGGTGCTACAGGACATCAGGGTAATAAGGGAGGTCAGGGCGATACTGGCGCTCCAGGTACTCCAGGTGCAAATGGGCTTCCAGGAGCAAAGGGACACACAGGCACACCTGGAGGACCTGGGAAACCAGGCGAGAACGGTATCTCAGGGGGAAGAGGACCAGTGGGGCCTTCAGGTCCAGCAGGTCAACCAGGTCTTAAGGGTCACCCAGGTCTTCCCGGTACACCCGGCCCAGCTGGCCAGATGGCGAAGGGAGTTTCTGGTCCCATGGGTCCACCTGGAGCTCCTGGTTCCAGAGGTCACGATGGTAACCCAGGTGCTATGGGACCTCCTGGCCAACCTGGTCCCCCTGGTGAGATGGTCTACCATCATGAGAAGAGCATGCCCATAAAGTCCCATGAGATTATGATGCCTCATGAGATGATGAAGGCCCCTATGTCTGCCTTCAGCGCTGTTCTGACTAGGGCTTACCCTTCAGCAGGATCACCTATTCAGTTCAACCAGATTATTTACAATGGTGAGCAGCACTACGATTCCCAGACTGGCATCTTCTCCTGCCAGGTACCAGGTCTCTATTATTTCTCCTACCATATGCATGTTAATGGTGCTAATGCATTGGTGGCACTGTACAAAAATGGTGAGCCAATCATGTTCTCATACGATGAGTACAATAAGGGCTTCTTGGATCAGCTGTCTGGCAGCACTGTCCTTATGCTGAATGCCCATGACCAAGTCTACATTCAGGTCCCTGATGAGGAGACCAATGGTGTCTTCGCTGCCGACAATGTTCACTGCTCTTTCTCTGGGTTCCTGATTGCTTCAACGTGA
- the LOC111954025 gene encoding collagen alpha-1(X) chain-like isoform X1, with amino-acid sequence MDLRVTSVLLLLVALAVATPERYYHVQKVAKQQYPTKSHVQRESSEDSGESREAVAGEPGIPGSPGEPGPMGPPGPPGKSGMGHPGPKGPAGTPGPAGYSAAGKAGKPGGPGKPGSNGMPGEKGHTGATGAMGPRGSPGSPGSPGPAGQSSVGKPGPHGLPGGMGPRGESGLKGHPGIPGLPGQRGEKGVGIHGAPGANGAVGPMGPSGMPGQPGVGKSGATGYPGEPGKSGTPGRDGAPGAMGMPGPKGHNGNPGAGSPGKPGENGSPGMSGNMGPKGPQGHAGQPGEPGMPGVGKPGANGMPGDRGSPGTSGTTGQKGEPGPTGYTGATGATGLMGPAGPQGARGFQGETGIQGLKGDVGMVGAPGAKGTKGDQGHQGYAGKSGIPGAAGPPGATGATGHQGNKGGQGDTGAPGTPGANGLPGAKGHTGTPGGPGKPGENGISGGRGPVGPSGPAGQPGLKGHPGLPGTPGPAGQMAKGVSGPMGPPGAPGSRGHDGNPGAMGPPGQPGPPGEMVYHHEKSMPIKSHEIMMPHEMMKAPMSAFSAVLTRAYPSAGSPIQFNQIIYNGEQHYDSQTGIFSCQVPGLYYFSYHMHVNGANALVALYKNGEPIMFSYDEYNKGFLDQLSGSTVLMLNAHDQVYIQVPDEETNGVFAADNVHCSFSGFLIAST; translated from the exons ATGGACCTCAGGGTGACAAGCGTTCTCCTCCTCCTGGTGGCCTTGGCCGTGGCAACACCAGAGAGATATTACCATGTACAGAAAGTAGCCAAGCAGCAGTATCCTACCAAGAGCCATGTCCAAA GAGAAAGCTCAGAAGACAGCGGGGAAAGTAGAGAGG CTGTTGCAGGGGAGCCAGGTATTCCAGGATCCCCTGGTGAGCCAGGACCTATGGGCCCCCCTGGGCCTCCCGGCAAGAGTGGCATGGGACATCCCGGACCAAAGGGCCCAGCCGGGACCCCCGGACCTGCTGGCTACTCTGCAGCTGGCAAGGCTGGCAAGCCAGGTGGTCCAGGGAAACCAGGTAGTAATGGCATGCCTGGTGAGAAGGGCCATACTGGCGCAACTGGCGCCATGGGTCCAAGAGGATCTCCCGGTTCCCCTGGAAGCCCAGGACCTGCTGGACAATCTTCTGTTGGCAAACCAGGCCCACACGGTCTGCCCGGCGGCATGGGGCCAAGGGGTGAGTCCGGACTTAAAGGACATCCAGGTATCCCTGGTCTGCCAGGAcaaaggggagagaagggagttgGTATTCATGGGGCACCAGGTGCAAATGGTGCAGTGGGACCAATGGGACCATCTGGTATGCCAGGTCAACCTGGAGTTGGTAAGTCTGGTGCCACTGGATACCCCGGGGAGCCTGGAAAGTCAGGTACTCCAGGTAGGGATGGAGCTCCAGGAGCCATGGGTATGCCAGGGCCAAAGGGCCACAATGGAAACCCTGGGGCAGGATCACCAGGAAAGCCAGGTGAGAATGGCAGTCCAGGTATGTCTGGAAATATGGGACCTAAAGGTCCCCAGGGACATGCTGGACAACCAGGTGAACCTGGCATGCCAGGAGTTGGTAAACCAGGAGCTAATGGCATGCCAGGAGACAGAGGATCACCAGGTACATCAGGAACCACTGGTCAAAAAGGAGAGCCAGGGCCAACAGGTTACACTGGGGCAACAGGTGCTACTGGCCTTATGGGTCCAGCTGGGCCACAGGGTGCTAGAGGATTCCAGGGAGAGACAGGTATTCAGGGACTTAAAGGTGATGTCGGCATGGTGGGAGCTCCTGGGGCAAAGGGAACCAAGGGAGATCAGGGACATCAAGGTTATGCAGGGAAGTCAGGTATCCCCGGGGCAGCAGGACCTCCTGGTGCAACAGGTGCTACAGGACATCAGGGTAATAAGGGAGGTCAGGGCGATACTGGCGCTCCAGGTACTCCAGGTGCAAATGGGCTTCCAGGAGCAAAGGGACACACAGGCACACCTGGAGGACCTGGGAAACCAGGCGAGAACGGTATCTCAGGGGGAAGAGGACCAGTGGGGCCTTCAGGTCCAGCAGGTCAACCAGGTCTTAAGGGTCACCCAGGTCTTCCCGGTACACCCGGCCCAGCTGGCCAGATGGCGAAGGGAGTTTCTGGTCCCATGGGTCCACCTGGAGCTCCTGGTTCCAGAGGTCACGATGGTAACCCAGGTGCTATGGGACCTCCTGGCCAACCTGGTCCCCCTGGTGAGATGGTCTACCATCATGAGAAGAGCATGCCCATAAAGTCCCATGAGATTATGATGCCTCATGAGATGATGAAGGCCCCTATGTCTGCCTTCAGCGCTGTTCTGACTAGGGCTTACCCTTCAGCAGGATCACCTATTCAGTTCAACCAGATTATTTACAATGGTGAGCAGCACTACGATTCCCAGACTGGCATCTTCTCCTGCCAGGTACCAGGTCTCTATTATTTCTCCTACCATATGCATGTTAATGGTGCTAATGCATTGGTGGCACTGTACAAAAATGGTGAGCCAATCATGTTCTCATACGATGAGTACAATAAGGGCTTCTTGGATCAGCTGTCTGGCAGCACTGTCCTTATGCTGAATGCCCATGACCAAGTCTACATTCAGGTCCCTGATGAGGAGACCAATGGTGTCTTCGCTGCCGACAATGTTCACTGCTCTTTCTCTGGGTTCCTGATTGCTTCAACGTGA